In a single window of the Raphanus sativus cultivar WK10039 chromosome 9, ASM80110v3, whole genome shotgun sequence genome:
- the LOC108828240 gene encoding zeaxanthin epoxidase, chloroplastic isoform X6, whose amino-acid sequence MSSTLFCYSINQSPTKLDFARTHVFTPVSIQFYSDSPSFTGKLRSRRRSLVGVKAETLSVEEQKKRKKPRVLVAGGGIGGLVFALAAKKKGFDVLVFEKDLSAIRGEGQYRGPIQIQSNALAALEAIDVPVAEEVMEAGCITGDRINGLVDGVSGTWYTKFDTFTPAVSRGLPVTRVISRMTLQQILARAVGEDVIRNESNVVDFKDSGNKVTVVLENGQRYEGDLLVGADGIWSKVRSNLFGRSEATYSGYTCYTGIADFIPADIESVGYRVFLGYKQYFVSSDVGGGKMQWYAFHEEPAGGVDVPNGMKKRLFEIFEGWCDNVLDLLHATEEEAILRRDIYDRTPSFTWGKGRVTLLGDSIHAMQPNMGQGGCMAIEDSYQLALELEEAWKQSVATNKPVDIVSSLKRYEESRRVRVAIIHGMARMAAIMASTYKAYLGVGLGPLSFLAKFRVPHPGIIGGRFFMDMTMPLMLDWVLGGNSEKLEGRSPSCRLTDKADDRLREWFEDDEALERTINGEWYLIPHGNKCSVSETLRLTKDKDQPCIIGRSKPDQDVPGTHIVIPSPQVSKMHARVIYKDGAFFLMDLRSDHGTYVTDNLGRRYRVTPNLPARFRPSDIIEFGSDKKFVH is encoded by the exons ATGAGTTCAACTCTGTTTTGCTATTCAATCAATCAATCTCCGACAAAGCTTGATTTCGCGAGGACCCATGTGTTCACTCCCGTCTCTATTCAGTTCTACTCAGACTCACCATCCTTTACCGGAAAATTAAGGAGCCGTCGTCGGAGTTTGGTCGGAGTAAAGGCGGAGACTTTGTCGGTGGAGGAgcagaagaagaggaagaaaccgaGGGTTCTGGTGGCGGGAGGTGGAATCGGAGGACTGGTGTTTGCTCTAGCGGCGAAGAAGAAAGGGTTCGATGTGTTGGTGTTCGAGAAGGATCTGAGCGCTATAAGAGGAGAAGGACAGTACAGAGGTCCGATTCAGATACAGAGCAACGCTTTGGCTGCTTTGGAAGCTATTGATGTTCCTGTTGCTGAAGAAGTTATGGAGGCTGGTTGTATCACCGGTGATCGGATTAACGGCCTCGTCGACGGTGTCTCTGGTACTTG GTATACCAAGTTTGATACTTTCACACCAGCGGTGTCAAGGGGACTTCCTGTGACTCGTGTGATTAGCAGAATGACTCTGCAGCAGATCTTAGCACGTGCGGTTGGAGAAGATGTGATTAGAAACGAGAGTAATGTTGTTGATTTTAAAGACTCTGGAAACAAG GTAACTGTGGTGCTGGAGAATGGACAACGCTACGAAGGTGATCTGCTTGTGGGTGCAGATGGCATCTGGTCTAAA GTGAGGAGTAACTTGTTCGGTCGAAGTGAAGCTACTTATTCAGGCTACACTTGTTATACCGGCATTGCAGATTTTATACCGGCTGATATCGAGTCTGTTGG CTACCGGGTTTTCTTGGGATACAAGCAATACTTTGTTTCTTCGGATGTTGGTGGTGGAAAAATGCAATGGTATGCATTTCACGAGGAACCAGCTGGTGGTGTTGATGTTCCCAATG GTATGAAGAAAAGATTgtttgaaatatttgaaggtTGGTGCGACAATGTGCTGGACTTACTGCATGCAACAGAGGAGGAAGCGATTCTGAGAAGAGATATATATGATAGAACTCCTAGTTTTACTTGGGGTAAAGGGCGTGTAACGCTGCTTGGGGATTCTATTCATGCAATGCAACCAAATATGGGGCAAGGTGGATGCATGGCCATTGAGGATAGTTATCAATTAGCATTGGAGCTTGAAGAAGCGTGGAAACAGAGTGTTGCAACTAATAAGCCTGTTGATATTGTTTCCTCTTTGAAAAG ATACGAAGAATCTAGAAGAGTCAGAGTGGCTATTATACATGGAATGGCGAGAATGGCTGCAATTATGGCTTCAACTTACAAAGCATACTTGGGTGTTGGGCTTGGTCCTCTCTCT TTCTTGGCCAAGTTTAGAGTACCACATCCCGGAATAATTGGTGGAAGATTCTTCATGGACATGACTATGCCTTTGATGCTTGACTGGGTCCTTGGTGGTAACAG TGAAAAACTGGAAGGAAGGTCACCTAGTTGCAGACTCACTGACAAA GCTGATGACCGACTTCGTGAGTGGTTTGAAGACGACGAGGCTCTTGAACGTACTATAAATGGAGAGTGGTATCTAATTCCACATGGTAACAAGTGTAGCGTTTCTGAAACATTACGCCTAACCAAAGATAAGGATCAACCTTGCATTATCGG AAGAAGTAAACCAGACCAAGATGTTCCTGGAACTCACATTGTGATCCCTTCCCCTCAG